One window of the Janthinobacterium sp. PAMC25594 genome contains the following:
- a CDS encoding GNAT family N-acetyltransferase, whose protein sequence is MKPADLPCSTHPLVILRRLERSDVPAWYAYLADPVVVEHTSWDLRSIDDLQANFDDYASAQPSSPIRLAVVLRDGGQLVGTIGLNAISPPHRTAEIAYDLAPAVWGQGVATAIVNAVVDWGFQRLGLLRIQATVLESNARSIRVLERCAFEREGYLRCYRQIRGRSGNFWLYARLAGVP, encoded by the coding sequence ATGAAACCGGCTGACTTGCCCTGTTCCACCCATCCCCTCGTGATCTTGCGCCGCCTGGAACGCAGCGACGTGCCCGCCTGGTATGCCTACCTGGCCGACCCTGTCGTCGTCGAGCACACGAGCTGGGACTTGCGCAGCATCGACGACCTGCAGGCCAATTTCGATGACTATGCATCGGCCCAGCCGTCTTCGCCCATCCGTCTGGCCGTCGTGCTGCGCGACGGCGGCCAACTGGTGGGCACCATCGGCTTGAATGCGATTTCCCCGCCGCACCGCACGGCCGAAATCGCCTACGACCTGGCGCCTGCCGTCTGGGGGCAGGGCGTGGCCACGGCCATCGTGAACGCTGTCGTGGACTGGGGTTTCCAGCGTCTGGGCTTGCTGCGCATCCAGGCGACTGTGCTGGAGAGCAATGCACGTTCGATCCGCGTGCTCGAACGCTGCGCTTTCGAGCGGGAAGGTTATTTGCGCTGCTACCGGCAGATTCGCGGAAGATCCGGCAACTTCTGGCTGTATGCGCGCCTTGCCGGCGTTCCATGA
- a CDS encoding response regulator transcription factor — protein MNKLPLSILLVEDHLAIARQVLDFLDGLGWQTDHAGTGALAVQLATRNNYDVVLLDLNLPDIDGLQVCRAIKVGAPSNVPILMLTARDAYEDKALGFRDGADDYLTKPFDLRELVLRCEALARRHQLHVHQEMRVGPFTLQTRAGRALLGDAALPLTQTGFKILLLLCREHPHAVSRSALLQQLWGCLAGLARRACW, from the coding sequence ATGAACAAGCTTCCCTTGAGCATCCTGCTGGTGGAAGACCACCTGGCCATCGCGCGCCAGGTGCTCGACTTCCTCGACGGCTTGGGCTGGCAGACGGACCATGCGGGCACGGGCGCGCTGGCGGTGCAATTGGCCACGCGCAACAATTATGACGTGGTGCTGCTGGACCTGAACCTGCCCGACATCGATGGCTTGCAAGTGTGCCGCGCCATCAAGGTGGGCGCGCCCAGCAATGTGCCGATTCTGATGCTGACGGCACGCGACGCCTATGAAGACAAGGCGCTCGGCTTTCGCGATGGCGCCGACGACTATTTGACCAAGCCCTTCGACTTGCGCGAACTGGTCTTGCGCTGCGAAGCGCTGGCGCGCCGCCACCAGTTGCACGTGCACCAGGAAATGCGCGTGGGGCCCTTCACCTTGCAGACGCGCGCAGGACGCGCCCTGCTTGGCGATGCGGCGCTGCCACTGACGCAGACGGGCTTTAAAATCTTGCTGCTGCTGTGCCGTGAACATCCGCACGCCGTATCGCGCTCGGCCTTGCTGCAGCAGCTGTGGGGTTGCTTGGCGGGGTTGGCGCGGCGGGCATGCTGGTGA